In Scophthalmus maximus strain ysfricsl-2021 chromosome 5, ASM2237912v1, whole genome shotgun sequence, a single window of DNA contains:
- the smg7 gene encoding nonsense-mediated mRNA decay factor SMG7 isoform X6, whose product MCARSRARSLVRVRLEQHGGGRSVSFGTSRCVRVCRPGRMNLCAQYLRQAEALKADMTGTSDITSHTDSKLGAAEVWTSRQALQDLYQKMLVTDLEYALDKKVEQDLWNHAFKNQITTLQSQAKNRANPNRSEVQANLSLFLEAASGFYTQLLQELCTVFNVDLPCRVKSSQLGIISNKQSSTSAIVTPQPSSCSYICQHCLVHLGDIARYRNQTSQAESYYRHAAQLVPSNGQPYNQLAILASSKGDHLTTIFYYCRSIAVKFPFPAASTNLQKALSKALESRDEVKTKWSVSDFVRAFIKFHGHIYLSKSLEKLDALREKLEEQFQRLILQKAFSSQQLVHITVINLFGLHHLRDLAAVTGGEQSYSSEQQISWFQLLGLFMSFLGVMCSRVLLNKTRGEEIMGECPLPAIKVSLDWLRLRPGVFHEAAVDRRQHVWPWLVSILNSFQPKEDDVSGSSATPLPEEFELQGFLALRPALRSLDFTKGHQGVLVDQDGPPLHARHQRLISLGKWVADNQQGLIQCIVSEDGLLLFITDIPEQAIEEPQEKEAPVLQESFNGEQTPHDGGNSGLKSVLSAGKTQSSWPDGSDRPVVTFKENIKPREQSREPTRSHPLKDGGKERRDFTKGAGAAGKGEPKRDGKRKSETKKSGHEKTTDAGKQVKAQTELRKTPVSEVKKTPVTQTQTTCSSQFIPIHHPGAFPPLPSRPGFPPSAYVIPPPVAFTGLQVNPGFTFSASVSGPGPFLQPAVHNQAGAQVQPGKPSHIPYSQQRPSGPGPGSQSPSQGQQPQNQQALQQSVQLQVQAMSQQQSPTKPVQQVGMGKSPPHLQQQYMQVQDQQPAQMWTQAQAALQKMSPMQMSLKQPQTTFYLAPQDPLKLYEHQLQTQTQLSNVDKKIKYPDVKMQDFYWDPSYRMGDGLSVMADRMKRPDQDVPRGPPFEDNKSSPLLPPDLLKSLADFEEEEELIFSKPPDFFQALAAPLTSAPGPNIFLPPQTRMESCPEVVGQSSSLLPISGFPMQEYNQNSIFSQAYGKNLPPSSKPDAPMMHQEPSLYSLFEGTPWSPSLPASSGAASGFGLDYLPTAASAASDSSWHQSGPAGSSWTNQESPMEESSSTVLLDSLKSIWSSSMMQPGPSALEQLLLQQKQKQQRGHGAMNPPH is encoded by the exons ATGTGTGCGCGGTCGCGCGCGCGCTCGCTCGTGCGGGTCAGACTGGAACAACATGGCGGCGGGAGGAGCGTTAGCTTCGGGACCAGTCGTTGTGTGAGAGTCTGTCGACCCGGCAGGATGAACCTCTGCGCCCAGTACTTACG acaggcagaggcCCTGAAGGCGGACATGACAGGTACGTCTGACATCACCTCTCACACAG ATTCAAAGCTGGGGGCGGCGGAGGTGTGGACGTCCCGCCAGGCCCTGCAGGACCTCTACCAGAAGATGCTAGTGACGGACCTGGAGTACGCTTTGGACAAGAAGGTGGAGCAGGACCT GTGGAATCATGCTTTCAAGAACCAGATCACCACACTGCAGAGCCAGGCCAAGAACCGGGCCAATCCCAATCGCAGCGAGGTCCAGGCCAACCTGTCGCTTTTTCTGGAGGCAGCCAGTGGCTTCTACACTCAG tTACTGCAGGAGCTGTGCACCGTCTTCAACGTGGACCTGCCGTGTCGCGTCAAGTCGTCGCAGCTCGGCATCATCAGCAACAAGCAGAGCAGCACCAGCGCCATCGTCACGCCGCAGCCCAGCTCCTGCTCCTACATCTGCCAGCACTGCCTCGTCCACCTCGGGGACATCG CTCGTTACCGGAACCAGACCAGCCAGGCGGAGTCATACTACCGACACGCAGCGCAGCTGGTTCCGTCCAACG GTCAACCGTACAACCAGCTGGCCATCCTGGCCTCGTCTAAAGGAGACCACCTCACCACCATCTTCTACTACTGCCGCAGCATCGCAGTCAAGTTCCCCTTCCCAGCAGCCTCCACCAACCTGCAGAAAGCGCTGTCCAAGGCCCTGGAGAG tcgTGACGAGGTGAAGACCAAGTGGAGCGTGTCGGACTTCGTCAGGGCCTTCATCAAGTTCCACGGCCACATCTACCTTAGCAAGAGTCTGGAGAAGCTGGACGCTCTGcgggagaagctggaggagcagtTCCAG AGGCTGATCCTGCAGAAAGCCTTCAGCTCCCAGCAGCTGGTGCACATCACAGTGATCAACCTGTTCGGGCTCCACCACCTCAGAGACCTGGCGGCGGTGACTGGCGGCGAGCAGAGCTACAGCAGCGAGCAGCAGATCAGCTGGTTCCAGCTGCTTGGACTCTTCA TGTCCTTCCTTGGCGTCATGTGCAGCCGCGTTCTGCTCAACAAGACCCGGGGCGAGGAGATCATGGGCGAATGTCCTCTGCCGGCCATCAAGGTTTCCCTGGACTGGCTGAGGCTGAGACCCGGCGTGTTCCACGAGGCCGCCGTCGACCGGAGGCAGCA tgtcTGGCCCTGGCTCGTCTCCATCCTCAACAGTTTCCAGCCTAAAGAGGACGACGTGTCCGGCTCCTCAG CCACGCCCCTGCCCGAGGAGTTTGAGCTCCAGGGTTTCTTGGCTCTCCGACCTGCTCTGAG GTCTCTGGACTTCACCAAAGGTCACCAGGGCGTCCTGGTGGACCAAGACGGGCCACCGCTCCACGCCCGGCACCAGAGACTCATCAGTCTGGGAAAGTGGGTTGCCGACAACCAGCAGGG GCTGATCCAGTGCATTGTGAGCGAAGacggcctcctcctcttcatcaccgaCATTCCGGAGCAGGCCATCGAGGAGCCACAGGAGAAGGAGGCCCCGGTGCTGCAGGAGTCGTTCAACGGCGAGCAGACACCCCACGACGGCGGGAACTCCGGCCTGAAGTCGGTGCTGTCGGCGGGGAAGACGCAGAGCTCGTGGCCGGACGGCAGCGACCGGCCCGTCGTCACCTTCAAGGAGAACATCAAACCGCGGGAGCAGAGCCGCGAGCCAACGCGGAGCCATCCGCTGAAAGACGGCGGCAAAGAGCGCAGAGACTTCACGAAGGGCGCCGGTGCTGCGGGGAAGGGAGAGCCGAAGAGGGacgggaagaggaagagcgagaCCAAGAAGAGTGGACACGAGAAGACGACCGATGCTGGAAAACAG GTGAAGGCGCAGACGGAGCTGAGGAAGACTCCGGTGTCCGAGGTGAAGAAGACTCCTGTCACTCAAACTCAAACCACCTGCTCCTCCCAGTTCATCCCCATCCATCATCCTGGAGCCTTCCCCCCCCTGCCCAGTAGacctg GTTTCCCTCCCTCAGCCTACGTCATCCCTCCTCCCGTGGCGTTCACAGGCCTCCAGGTGAATCCAGGCTTCACCTTCTCCGCCAGCGTGTCCGGCCCTGGACCGTTCCTCCAGCCGGCCGTCCACAACCAGGCCGGTGCTCAGGTCCAGCCTGGGAAGCCGTCCCACATTCCCTACAGTCAGCAGAGGCCCTCGGGTCCAGGGCCTGGGAGCCAGAGCCCCTCCCAGGGTCAGCAGCCCCAGAACCAGCAGGCCCTGCAGCAGTCGGTCCAGCTGCAGGTTCAGGCAATGAGCCAACAGCAGTCTCCCACCAAACCAGTCCAACAGGTCGGAATGGGGAAGAGTCCgcctcacctgcagcag CAGTACATGCAGGTCCAGGACCAGCAGCCGGCCCAGATGTGGACCCAGGCCCAGGCCGCGCTACAGAAGATGAGTCCCATGCAGATGAGCCTGAAGCAGCCGCAGACGACCTTCTACCTGGCTCCTCAGGACCCTCTCAAACTGTACGAGCACCAGCTGCAGACGCAGACGCAGCTGTCCAATGTGGACAAGAAGATCAAGTACCCCGACGTCAAGATGCAGGACTTCTACTGGGACCCGTCCTACAGGATGGGGGACGGTCTGTCTGTCATGGCCGACAGGATGAAGAGGCCGGATCAGGACGTGCCCCGGGGGCCCCCCTTCGAG GACAACAAGAGCTCACCTCTCCTGCCTCCCGACCTGCTAAAATCTCTAGCAGAtttcgaggaggaggaggagctcatcTTTTCTAAGCCTCCTGATTTCTTCCAGGCCTTGGCAGCTCCTCTTACTTCTGCTCCTGGACCAAACATATTT CTGCCGCCTCAGACTAGGATGGAGAGCTGCCCCGAAGTCGTCGGCCAATCgtcttctctccttcccatCTCAGGCTTCCCTATGCAG GAGTACAACCAGAACAGCATCTTCAGTCAGGCATACGGCAAGAACCTGCCGCCCAGCTCCAAGCCCGACGCTCCCATGATGCACCAGGAGCCGTCGCTCTACTCGCTGTTTGAGGGGACGCCGTGGtccccctccctgcctgccAGCTCAG gCGCTGCGAGCGGCTTCGGTCTGGACTACCTGCCGACCGCAGCCTCCGCAGCATCCGACAGCAGCTGGCACCAGAGCGGCCCGGCCGGCAGCTCCTGGACCAATCAGGAGTCTCCGATGGAGGAGTCGTCCTCCACCGTGCTGCTCGACAGCCTCAAG TCCATCTGGTCCAGCTCCATGATGCAGCCCGGCCCATCTGCGCTtgagcagctcctcctgcagcagaagcagaagcagcagcgaGGTCACGGCGCCATGAACCCGCCTCACTGA
- the smg7 gene encoding nonsense-mediated mRNA decay factor SMG7 isoform X1 yields the protein MCARSRARSLVRVRLEQHGGGRSVSFGTSRCVRVCRPGRMNLCAQYLRQAEALKADMTGTSDITSHTDSKLGAAEVWTSRQALQDLYQKMLVTDLEYALDKKVEQDLWNHAFKNQITTLQSQAKNRANPNRSEVQANLSLFLEAASGFYTQLLQELCTVFNVDLPCRVKSSQLGIISNKQSSTSAIVTPQPSSCSYICQHCLVHLGDIARYRNQTSQAESYYRHAAQLVPSNGQPYNQLAILASSKGDHLTTIFYYCRSIAVKFPFPAASTNLQKALSKALESRDEVKTKWSVSDFVRAFIKFHGHIYLSKSLEKLDALREKLEEQFQRLILQKAFSSQQLVHITVINLFGLHHLRDLAAVTGGEQSYSSEQQISWFQLLGLFMSFLGVMCSRVLLNKTRGEEIMGECPLPAIKVSLDWLRLRPGVFHEAAVDRRQHVWPWLVSILNSFQPKEDDVSGSSATPLPEEFELQGFLALRPALRSLDFTKGHQGVLVDQDGPPLHARHQRLISLGKWVADNQQGLIQCIVSEDGLLLFITDIPEQAIEEPQEKEAPVLQESFNGEQTPHDGGNSGLKSVLSAGKTQSSWPDGSDRPVVTFKENIKPREQSREPTRSHPLKDGGKERRDFTKGAGAAGKGEPKRDGKRKSETKKSGHEKTTDAGKQVKAQTELRKTPVSEVKKTPVTQTQTTCSSQFIPIHHPGAFPPLPSRPGFPPSAYVIPPPVAFTGLQVNPGFTFSASVSGPGPFLQPAVHNQAGAQVQPGKPSHIPYSQQRPSGPGPGSQSPSQGQQPQNQQALQQSVQLQVQAMSQQQSPTKPVQQVGMGKSPPHLQQQYMQVQDQQPAQMWTQAQAALQKMSPMQMSLKQPQTTFYLAPQDPLKLYEHQLQTQTQLSNVDKKIKYPDVKMQDFYWDPSYRMGDGLSVMADRMKRPDQDVPRGPPFEDNKSSPLLPPDLLKSLADFEEEEELIFSKPPDFFQALAAPLTSAPGPNIFLPPQTRMESCPEVVGQSSSLLPISGFPMQEYNQNSIFSQAYGKNLPPSSKPDAPMMHQEPSLYSLFEGTPWSPSLPASSDHSTPASQSPHSSNPSSLPSSPPTHNHGAMPFSNFGPIGTPDSRDRRVVDRWKADKTGAASGFGLDYLPTAASAASDSSWHQSGPAGSSWTNQESPMEESSSTVLLDSLKSIWSSSMMQPGPSALEQLLLQQKQKQQRGHGAMNPPH from the exons ATGTGTGCGCGGTCGCGCGCGCGCTCGCTCGTGCGGGTCAGACTGGAACAACATGGCGGCGGGAGGAGCGTTAGCTTCGGGACCAGTCGTTGTGTGAGAGTCTGTCGACCCGGCAGGATGAACCTCTGCGCCCAGTACTTACG acaggcagaggcCCTGAAGGCGGACATGACAGGTACGTCTGACATCACCTCTCACACAG ATTCAAAGCTGGGGGCGGCGGAGGTGTGGACGTCCCGCCAGGCCCTGCAGGACCTCTACCAGAAGATGCTAGTGACGGACCTGGAGTACGCTTTGGACAAGAAGGTGGAGCAGGACCT GTGGAATCATGCTTTCAAGAACCAGATCACCACACTGCAGAGCCAGGCCAAGAACCGGGCCAATCCCAATCGCAGCGAGGTCCAGGCCAACCTGTCGCTTTTTCTGGAGGCAGCCAGTGGCTTCTACACTCAG tTACTGCAGGAGCTGTGCACCGTCTTCAACGTGGACCTGCCGTGTCGCGTCAAGTCGTCGCAGCTCGGCATCATCAGCAACAAGCAGAGCAGCACCAGCGCCATCGTCACGCCGCAGCCCAGCTCCTGCTCCTACATCTGCCAGCACTGCCTCGTCCACCTCGGGGACATCG CTCGTTACCGGAACCAGACCAGCCAGGCGGAGTCATACTACCGACACGCAGCGCAGCTGGTTCCGTCCAACG GTCAACCGTACAACCAGCTGGCCATCCTGGCCTCGTCTAAAGGAGACCACCTCACCACCATCTTCTACTACTGCCGCAGCATCGCAGTCAAGTTCCCCTTCCCAGCAGCCTCCACCAACCTGCAGAAAGCGCTGTCCAAGGCCCTGGAGAG tcgTGACGAGGTGAAGACCAAGTGGAGCGTGTCGGACTTCGTCAGGGCCTTCATCAAGTTCCACGGCCACATCTACCTTAGCAAGAGTCTGGAGAAGCTGGACGCTCTGcgggagaagctggaggagcagtTCCAG AGGCTGATCCTGCAGAAAGCCTTCAGCTCCCAGCAGCTGGTGCACATCACAGTGATCAACCTGTTCGGGCTCCACCACCTCAGAGACCTGGCGGCGGTGACTGGCGGCGAGCAGAGCTACAGCAGCGAGCAGCAGATCAGCTGGTTCCAGCTGCTTGGACTCTTCA TGTCCTTCCTTGGCGTCATGTGCAGCCGCGTTCTGCTCAACAAGACCCGGGGCGAGGAGATCATGGGCGAATGTCCTCTGCCGGCCATCAAGGTTTCCCTGGACTGGCTGAGGCTGAGACCCGGCGTGTTCCACGAGGCCGCCGTCGACCGGAGGCAGCA tgtcTGGCCCTGGCTCGTCTCCATCCTCAACAGTTTCCAGCCTAAAGAGGACGACGTGTCCGGCTCCTCAG CCACGCCCCTGCCCGAGGAGTTTGAGCTCCAGGGTTTCTTGGCTCTCCGACCTGCTCTGAG GTCTCTGGACTTCACCAAAGGTCACCAGGGCGTCCTGGTGGACCAAGACGGGCCACCGCTCCACGCCCGGCACCAGAGACTCATCAGTCTGGGAAAGTGGGTTGCCGACAACCAGCAGGG GCTGATCCAGTGCATTGTGAGCGAAGacggcctcctcctcttcatcaccgaCATTCCGGAGCAGGCCATCGAGGAGCCACAGGAGAAGGAGGCCCCGGTGCTGCAGGAGTCGTTCAACGGCGAGCAGACACCCCACGACGGCGGGAACTCCGGCCTGAAGTCGGTGCTGTCGGCGGGGAAGACGCAGAGCTCGTGGCCGGACGGCAGCGACCGGCCCGTCGTCACCTTCAAGGAGAACATCAAACCGCGGGAGCAGAGCCGCGAGCCAACGCGGAGCCATCCGCTGAAAGACGGCGGCAAAGAGCGCAGAGACTTCACGAAGGGCGCCGGTGCTGCGGGGAAGGGAGAGCCGAAGAGGGacgggaagaggaagagcgagaCCAAGAAGAGTGGACACGAGAAGACGACCGATGCTGGAAAACAG GTGAAGGCGCAGACGGAGCTGAGGAAGACTCCGGTGTCCGAGGTGAAGAAGACTCCTGTCACTCAAACTCAAACCACCTGCTCCTCCCAGTTCATCCCCATCCATCATCCTGGAGCCTTCCCCCCCCTGCCCAGTAGacctg GTTTCCCTCCCTCAGCCTACGTCATCCCTCCTCCCGTGGCGTTCACAGGCCTCCAGGTGAATCCAGGCTTCACCTTCTCCGCCAGCGTGTCCGGCCCTGGACCGTTCCTCCAGCCGGCCGTCCACAACCAGGCCGGTGCTCAGGTCCAGCCTGGGAAGCCGTCCCACATTCCCTACAGTCAGCAGAGGCCCTCGGGTCCAGGGCCTGGGAGCCAGAGCCCCTCCCAGGGTCAGCAGCCCCAGAACCAGCAGGCCCTGCAGCAGTCGGTCCAGCTGCAGGTTCAGGCAATGAGCCAACAGCAGTCTCCCACCAAACCAGTCCAACAGGTCGGAATGGGGAAGAGTCCgcctcacctgcagcag CAGTACATGCAGGTCCAGGACCAGCAGCCGGCCCAGATGTGGACCCAGGCCCAGGCCGCGCTACAGAAGATGAGTCCCATGCAGATGAGCCTGAAGCAGCCGCAGACGACCTTCTACCTGGCTCCTCAGGACCCTCTCAAACTGTACGAGCACCAGCTGCAGACGCAGACGCAGCTGTCCAATGTGGACAAGAAGATCAAGTACCCCGACGTCAAGATGCAGGACTTCTACTGGGACCCGTCCTACAGGATGGGGGACGGTCTGTCTGTCATGGCCGACAGGATGAAGAGGCCGGATCAGGACGTGCCCCGGGGGCCCCCCTTCGAG GACAACAAGAGCTCACCTCTCCTGCCTCCCGACCTGCTAAAATCTCTAGCAGAtttcgaggaggaggaggagctcatcTTTTCTAAGCCTCCTGATTTCTTCCAGGCCTTGGCAGCTCCTCTTACTTCTGCTCCTGGACCAAACATATTT CTGCCGCCTCAGACTAGGATGGAGAGCTGCCCCGAAGTCGTCGGCCAATCgtcttctctccttcccatCTCAGGCTTCCCTATGCAG GAGTACAACCAGAACAGCATCTTCAGTCAGGCATACGGCAAGAACCTGCCGCCCAGCTCCAAGCCCGACGCTCCCATGATGCACCAGGAGCCGTCGCTCTACTCGCTGTTTGAGGGGACGCCGTGGtccccctccctgcctgccAGCTCAG ACCACTCCACCCCGGCCAGCCAATCCCCTCACTCCTCCAACCCCAGCAGCCTGCCGTCCTCCCCCCCGACACACAACCACGGAGCCATGCCCTTTTCTAACTTCGGGCCCATCGGCACTCCGGACAGCCGGGACCGCCGGGTGGTGGACCGCTGGAAGGCCGACAAGACCG gCGCTGCGAGCGGCTTCGGTCTGGACTACCTGCCGACCGCAGCCTCCGCAGCATCCGACAGCAGCTGGCACCAGAGCGGCCCGGCCGGCAGCTCCTGGACCAATCAGGAGTCTCCGATGGAGGAGTCGTCCTCCACCGTGCTGCTCGACAGCCTCAAG TCCATCTGGTCCAGCTCCATGATGCAGCCCGGCCCATCTGCGCTtgagcagctcctcctgcagcagaagcagaagcagcagcgaGGTCACGGCGCCATGAACCCGCCTCACTGA
- the smg7 gene encoding nonsense-mediated mRNA decay factor SMG7 isoform X2 has protein sequence MCARSRARSLVRVRLEQHGGGRSVSFGTSRCVRVCRPGRMNLCAQYLRQAEALKADMTGTSDITSHTDSKLGAAEVWTSRQALQDLYQKMLVTDLEYALDKKVEQDLWNHAFKNQITTLQSQAKNRANPNRSEVQANLSLFLEAASGFYTQLLQELCTVFNVDLPCRVKSSQLGIISNKQSSTSAIVTPQPSSCSYICQHCLVHLGDIARYRNQTSQAESYYRHAAQLVPSNGQPYNQLAILASSKGDHLTTIFYYCRSIAVKFPFPAASTNLQKALSKALESRDEVKTKWSVSDFVRAFIKFHGHIYLSKSLEKLDALREKLEEQFQRLILQKAFSSQQLVHITVINLFGLHHLRDLAAVTGGEQSYSSEQQISWFQLLGLFMSFLGVMCSRVLLNKTRGEEIMGECPLPAIKVSLDWLRLRPGVFHEAAVDRRQHVWPWLVSILNSFQPKEDDVSGSSATPLPEEFELQGFLALRPALRSLDFTKGHQGVLVDQDGPPLHARHQRLISLGKWVADNQQGLIQCIVSEDGLLLFITDIPEQAIEEPQEKEAPVLQESFNGEQTPHDGGNSGLKSVLSAGKTQSSWPDGSDRPVVTFKENIKPREQSREPTRSHPLKDGGKERRDFTKGAGAAGKGEPKRDGKRKSETKKSGHEKTTDAGKQVKAQTELRKTPVSEVKKTPVTQTQTTCSSQFIPIHHPGAFPPLPSRPGFPPSAYVIPPPVAFTGLQVNPGFTFSASVSGPGPFLQPAVHNQAGAQVQPGKPSHIPYSQQRPSGPGPGSQSPSQGQQPQNQQALQQSVQLQVQAMSQQQSPTKPVQQVGMGKSPPHLQQYMQVQDQQPAQMWTQAQAALQKMSPMQMSLKQPQTTFYLAPQDPLKLYEHQLQTQTQLSNVDKKIKYPDVKMQDFYWDPSYRMGDGLSVMADRMKRPDQDVPRGPPFEDNKSSPLLPPDLLKSLADFEEEEELIFSKPPDFFQALAAPLTSAPGPNIFLPPQTRMESCPEVVGQSSSLLPISGFPMQEYNQNSIFSQAYGKNLPPSSKPDAPMMHQEPSLYSLFEGTPWSPSLPASSDHSTPASQSPHSSNPSSLPSSPPTHNHGAMPFSNFGPIGTPDSRDRRVVDRWKADKTGAASGFGLDYLPTAASAASDSSWHQSGPAGSSWTNQESPMEESSSTVLLDSLKSIWSSSMMQPGPSALEQLLLQQKQKQQRGHGAMNPPH, from the exons ATGTGTGCGCGGTCGCGCGCGCGCTCGCTCGTGCGGGTCAGACTGGAACAACATGGCGGCGGGAGGAGCGTTAGCTTCGGGACCAGTCGTTGTGTGAGAGTCTGTCGACCCGGCAGGATGAACCTCTGCGCCCAGTACTTACG acaggcagaggcCCTGAAGGCGGACATGACAGGTACGTCTGACATCACCTCTCACACAG ATTCAAAGCTGGGGGCGGCGGAGGTGTGGACGTCCCGCCAGGCCCTGCAGGACCTCTACCAGAAGATGCTAGTGACGGACCTGGAGTACGCTTTGGACAAGAAGGTGGAGCAGGACCT GTGGAATCATGCTTTCAAGAACCAGATCACCACACTGCAGAGCCAGGCCAAGAACCGGGCCAATCCCAATCGCAGCGAGGTCCAGGCCAACCTGTCGCTTTTTCTGGAGGCAGCCAGTGGCTTCTACACTCAG tTACTGCAGGAGCTGTGCACCGTCTTCAACGTGGACCTGCCGTGTCGCGTCAAGTCGTCGCAGCTCGGCATCATCAGCAACAAGCAGAGCAGCACCAGCGCCATCGTCACGCCGCAGCCCAGCTCCTGCTCCTACATCTGCCAGCACTGCCTCGTCCACCTCGGGGACATCG CTCGTTACCGGAACCAGACCAGCCAGGCGGAGTCATACTACCGACACGCAGCGCAGCTGGTTCCGTCCAACG GTCAACCGTACAACCAGCTGGCCATCCTGGCCTCGTCTAAAGGAGACCACCTCACCACCATCTTCTACTACTGCCGCAGCATCGCAGTCAAGTTCCCCTTCCCAGCAGCCTCCACCAACCTGCAGAAAGCGCTGTCCAAGGCCCTGGAGAG tcgTGACGAGGTGAAGACCAAGTGGAGCGTGTCGGACTTCGTCAGGGCCTTCATCAAGTTCCACGGCCACATCTACCTTAGCAAGAGTCTGGAGAAGCTGGACGCTCTGcgggagaagctggaggagcagtTCCAG AGGCTGATCCTGCAGAAAGCCTTCAGCTCCCAGCAGCTGGTGCACATCACAGTGATCAACCTGTTCGGGCTCCACCACCTCAGAGACCTGGCGGCGGTGACTGGCGGCGAGCAGAGCTACAGCAGCGAGCAGCAGATCAGCTGGTTCCAGCTGCTTGGACTCTTCA TGTCCTTCCTTGGCGTCATGTGCAGCCGCGTTCTGCTCAACAAGACCCGGGGCGAGGAGATCATGGGCGAATGTCCTCTGCCGGCCATCAAGGTTTCCCTGGACTGGCTGAGGCTGAGACCCGGCGTGTTCCACGAGGCCGCCGTCGACCGGAGGCAGCA tgtcTGGCCCTGGCTCGTCTCCATCCTCAACAGTTTCCAGCCTAAAGAGGACGACGTGTCCGGCTCCTCAG CCACGCCCCTGCCCGAGGAGTTTGAGCTCCAGGGTTTCTTGGCTCTCCGACCTGCTCTGAG GTCTCTGGACTTCACCAAAGGTCACCAGGGCGTCCTGGTGGACCAAGACGGGCCACCGCTCCACGCCCGGCACCAGAGACTCATCAGTCTGGGAAAGTGGGTTGCCGACAACCAGCAGGG GCTGATCCAGTGCATTGTGAGCGAAGacggcctcctcctcttcatcaccgaCATTCCGGAGCAGGCCATCGAGGAGCCACAGGAGAAGGAGGCCCCGGTGCTGCAGGAGTCGTTCAACGGCGAGCAGACACCCCACGACGGCGGGAACTCCGGCCTGAAGTCGGTGCTGTCGGCGGGGAAGACGCAGAGCTCGTGGCCGGACGGCAGCGACCGGCCCGTCGTCACCTTCAAGGAGAACATCAAACCGCGGGAGCAGAGCCGCGAGCCAACGCGGAGCCATCCGCTGAAAGACGGCGGCAAAGAGCGCAGAGACTTCACGAAGGGCGCCGGTGCTGCGGGGAAGGGAGAGCCGAAGAGGGacgggaagaggaagagcgagaCCAAGAAGAGTGGACACGAGAAGACGACCGATGCTGGAAAACAG GTGAAGGCGCAGACGGAGCTGAGGAAGACTCCGGTGTCCGAGGTGAAGAAGACTCCTGTCACTCAAACTCAAACCACCTGCTCCTCCCAGTTCATCCCCATCCATCATCCTGGAGCCTTCCCCCCCCTGCCCAGTAGacctg GTTTCCCTCCCTCAGCCTACGTCATCCCTCCTCCCGTGGCGTTCACAGGCCTCCAGGTGAATCCAGGCTTCACCTTCTCCGCCAGCGTGTCCGGCCCTGGACCGTTCCTCCAGCCGGCCGTCCACAACCAGGCCGGTGCTCAGGTCCAGCCTGGGAAGCCGTCCCACATTCCCTACAGTCAGCAGAGGCCCTCGGGTCCAGGGCCTGGGAGCCAGAGCCCCTCCCAGGGTCAGCAGCCCCAGAACCAGCAGGCCCTGCAGCAGTCGGTCCAGCTGCAGGTTCAGGCAATGAGCCAACAGCAGTCTCCCACCAAACCAGTCCAACAGGTCGGAATGGGGAAGAGTCCgcctcacctgcagcag TACATGCAGGTCCAGGACCAGCAGCCGGCCCAGATGTGGACCCAGGCCCAGGCCGCGCTACAGAAGATGAGTCCCATGCAGATGAGCCTGAAGCAGCCGCAGACGACCTTCTACCTGGCTCCTCAGGACCCTCTCAAACTGTACGAGCACCAGCTGCAGACGCAGACGCAGCTGTCCAATGTGGACAAGAAGATCAAGTACCCCGACGTCAAGATGCAGGACTTCTACTGGGACCCGTCCTACAGGATGGGGGACGGTCTGTCTGTCATGGCCGACAGGATGAAGAGGCCGGATCAGGACGTGCCCCGGGGGCCCCCCTTCGAG GACAACAAGAGCTCACCTCTCCTGCCTCCCGACCTGCTAAAATCTCTAGCAGAtttcgaggaggaggaggagctcatcTTTTCTAAGCCTCCTGATTTCTTCCAGGCCTTGGCAGCTCCTCTTACTTCTGCTCCTGGACCAAACATATTT CTGCCGCCTCAGACTAGGATGGAGAGCTGCCCCGAAGTCGTCGGCCAATCgtcttctctccttcccatCTCAGGCTTCCCTATGCAG GAGTACAACCAGAACAGCATCTTCAGTCAGGCATACGGCAAGAACCTGCCGCCCAGCTCCAAGCCCGACGCTCCCATGATGCACCAGGAGCCGTCGCTCTACTCGCTGTTTGAGGGGACGCCGTGGtccccctccctgcctgccAGCTCAG ACCACTCCACCCCGGCCAGCCAATCCCCTCACTCCTCCAACCCCAGCAGCCTGCCGTCCTCCCCCCCGACACACAACCACGGAGCCATGCCCTTTTCTAACTTCGGGCCCATCGGCACTCCGGACAGCCGGGACCGCCGGGTGGTGGACCGCTGGAAGGCCGACAAGACCG gCGCTGCGAGCGGCTTCGGTCTGGACTACCTGCCGACCGCAGCCTCCGCAGCATCCGACAGCAGCTGGCACCAGAGCGGCCCGGCCGGCAGCTCCTGGACCAATCAGGAGTCTCCGATGGAGGAGTCGTCCTCCACCGTGCTGCTCGACAGCCTCAAG TCCATCTGGTCCAGCTCCATGATGCAGCCCGGCCCATCTGCGCTtgagcagctcctcctgcagcagaagcagaagcagcagcgaGGTCACGGCGCCATGAACCCGCCTCACTGA